The region TGGGCGATGCGGCTGGTGTTCAGATTGACCATGACGAGGTCCTCCAAGTCTCTGAAAGGTTCGATTGTCGGGGGCGGCCGGGCTCAGACCCGCATCACCATCTCGTCGCCGGAAAGCGGCTGCGCCGGTTCGGCCGGCGCGGTCAGCACCGTGCGCCACTGCCCGGCGCGGGCGGCGAGCGCCGGCAGGCCGGCGGCCAGCGCGGCCTCTGCGCCCTGCAACGCGAAGGGAGCGGCGAGCGTGATCCGGGCACCGTCGGGCGACAGGCCGAAAGCCAGACCGCCGGTCGCCGCCGCCTCGCCGTTCATCGTCATCAGGAGACGGATCGTCTCGTCCGCCGACCCGGTCGCATCGGCCAGCGCGCCGGCATCGACCGTCGCATAGATCAGACCACGCTCGGCTTCGACCTGGATCGCCACTTCGGTCTCGGCGTCCAGTTCGACCACCCACAAGCCGGAGGTTTCATAGGCCGTGACGCTCTGCCAGCCAGCCGTTTCGGCCACCCGGGCCAGCATGATGCTTATGTCGTTCGGTCCCATGCCCGTCCCATCCTCTATTGGCGCTGACCGTCTCGCCGGCGTTTGACTTGCCCGGGGAGCATGACCGATGCACAAATTGCATGCAATGATCATGTCCGTAATGAAGGGCCAGTCCACCCCGGTTCGTTTGTTTCGATCCCGCCATCCGGCGCCGCCTTGACGCGACTGCATTCGCTGTCGAGATCATG is a window of Prosthecodimorpha staleyi DNA encoding:
- a CDS encoding type III secretion system chaperone, which produces MGPNDISIMLARVAETAGWQSVTAYETSGLWVVELDAETEVAIQVEAERGLIYATVDAGALADATGSADETIRLLMTMNGEAAATGGLAFGLSPDGARITLAAPFALQGAEAALAAGLPALAARAGQWRTVLTAPAEPAQPLSGDEMVMRV